DNA sequence from the Deltaproteobacteria bacterium genome:
NNNNNNNNNNNNNNNNNNNNNNNNNNNNNNNNNNNNNNNNNNNNNNNNNNNNNNNNNNNNNNNNNNNNNNNNNNNNNNNNNNNNNNNNNNNNNNNNNNNNNNNNNNNNNNNNNNNNNNNNNNNNNNNGCGTTGGCCATGGCGTGGGCCTCGTCGAACACGATGGCGCCGTCGAAGGCGTGGTGCTCGGCCTCGTCGGTTCCTCCGGCGAGCCACTGTACGATTTGGTCGAGGCGCGAGGCGCGGCCTTGGCGGGACGGCGAGCGCAGCGTGGCGTAGGTGGT
Encoded proteins:
- a CDS encoding strawberry notch family protein yields the protein LSQSDKLLEDARRDWTALGGREDDLIPLGGFRQGAEIPRSDGILFTTYATLRSPSRQGRASRLDQIVQWLAGGTDEAEHHAFDGAIVFDEAHAMANA